From Rhodothermales bacterium, a single genomic window includes:
- a CDS encoding DoxX family protein, producing the protein MQPTSRSPSRAQRITGRILQGLALLFFAFDGIAKLLMIEPVIEANRQLVFPESAIAGVGALLLVCSILYAIPRTALIGAVLLTGYLGGAVAIQLRAGNPLFSHTLFPVYMGLIVWAALYLADRRVRTLLALKSA; encoded by the coding sequence ATGCAACCAACCTCGCGCTCCCCTTCGCGCGCGCAGCGCATCACTGGCCGCATCCTGCAGGGCCTCGCGCTGCTCTTTTTCGCCTTCGACGGCATCGCCAAGCTGCTGATGATCGAACCGGTGATCGAAGCCAACCGGCAGCTCGTTTTTCCGGAGTCGGCGATCGCCGGCGTCGGCGCGCTGCTCCTGGTCTGCAGCATCCTGTACGCCATTCCACGCACCGCGCTGATCGGCGCCGTGCTGCTGACCGGCTACCTCGGCGGCGCCGTGGCCATCCAGCTGCGCGCGGGCAACCCGCTGTTCTCGCACACGCTGTTTCCTGTTTACATGGGCCTCATCGTCTGGGCCGCGCTGTATCTGGCGGACCGCCGCGTGCGGACGCTGCTTGCCCTGAAGTCGGCGTGA
- a CDS encoding DUF4399 domain-containing protein, with the protein MTYSRLLILLVIAFAFSSPALAQMTRTPSPNGASAYIISPADGEVVTGPVTIKFGLKGMGIAPAGIDFPDTGHHHLMINVDEMPSLDMPLPSDDHHRHFGKGQTEVTLDLEPGTYTFQIMLGDKNHVPHNPPVMSEKITVIVK; encoded by the coding sequence ATGACGTATTCTCGGCTCCTAATCCTCCTGGTCATCGCGTTCGCCTTTTCCTCGCCGGCGCTCGCCCAGATGACCCGCACGCCGTCTCCCAACGGGGCTTCCGCCTACATCATCTCGCCGGCCGACGGCGAAGTGGTGACCGGACCCGTCACCATCAAATTCGGATTAAAAGGCATGGGCATCGCGCCGGCCGGCATCGACTTCCCCGATACCGGCCATCATCACCTGATGATCAATGTCGACGAGATGCCTTCCCTGGACATGCCGCTGCCGTCCGATGATCACCATCGGCATTTCGGGAAAGGGCAGACGGAAGTGACGCTCGACCTCGAACCGGGCACCTACACGTTCCAGATCATGCTGGGCGACAAAAACCACGTGCCGCACAATCCTCCCGTCATGTCGGAGAAGATCACGGTGATCGTGAAGTAA
- a CDS encoding SDR family oxidoreductase produces the protein MSTPSIFITGAAAGIGKATAELFAARGWFVGLYDIDRAGVEDLAAQLGSDRCCAGPADVCEEASMRDAVAHFGARTGGRMDVLFNNAGIIRAGAFAEIPAGEQRRVIDINVWGVLNTTLQALPLLRASRPARIVNMSSASAIYGHPHLTAYAASKMAVRSITQGLDVALRADGIRVCDLMPVWVRTDLATTASSQWSGLTSRQVRLTPERIAGYVWKAAHGRRLHWRIGWLTWYYHLMSRLLPEPAARLAAHLILRDRD, from the coding sequence ATGAGCACGCCCTCGATCTTCATCACGGGCGCCGCCGCCGGCATCGGCAAAGCGACCGCCGAACTCTTCGCCGCCCGAGGCTGGTTCGTGGGGCTCTACGACATCGATCGCGCCGGCGTGGAGGACCTCGCAGCACAGCTCGGCAGCGATCGATGCTGCGCCGGGCCGGCGGACGTCTGCGAGGAAGCGAGCATGCGCGATGCCGTGGCGCACTTCGGCGCGCGCACCGGCGGCCGGATGGACGTGCTGTTCAACAACGCCGGCATCATCCGGGCGGGCGCCTTCGCCGAGATTCCCGCCGGCGAGCAGCGCCGGGTGATCGACATCAACGTCTGGGGCGTGCTCAACACGACGCTGCAGGCGCTGCCGCTGCTGCGGGCGAGCCGGCCGGCGCGGATCGTCAACATGTCATCGGCCTCCGCCATCTACGGCCATCCCCACCTTACCGCTTACGCCGCATCGAAGATGGCCGTCCGCAGCATCACCCAGGGCCTGGACGTCGCGCTGCGCGCCGACGGGATCCGGGTGTGCGACCTGATGCCCGTATGGGTGCGCACCGATCTGGCCACGACGGCGTCGTCGCAATGGAGCGGATTGACGTCGCGGCAGGTCCGCCTGACGCCCGAACGGATCGCCGGCTACGTCTGGAAGGCCGCGCACGGCCGGCGGCTTCACTGGCGCATCGGCTGGCTCACCTGGTACTACCACCTGATGTCGCGGCTGCTTCCCGAGCCGGCGGCGCGGCTCGCGGCGCACCTGATCCTCAGGGATCGCGATTAA
- a CDS encoding HAD-IIB family hydrolase: MSENHILFFSSDLDGTLLGDGDAERRFKATWESLDEGRPLLCYNTGRMLDDVSGLIGRGQLPAPDYVISGVGTNVFDYRERQVLKEFSEMLDEGWDKPLVESIVQEMPGAITRQPDHYQHDYKSSWYYAEAPLARIQDLEKALEKAGLDVHVIYSSALHLDVLPKWANKGNALGWLLRHIDIPENRTLVAGDSGNDSAMFALRGVRGIIVGNAQPELVELTRSGSFFVAPPHEICANAVLSGLHHYQVIGAERQAETTDEPAALYAALNISPSADLGKLTGEQIAHIRTGYHNAIEALRKNITPVGFSACSLDDNEVNGTDENYRSVWARDSAIAILGSLPLTKDWEDIHTCQRQTLITLIENISPNGQFPANVRIEDGRPDYSGVGGIASIDSGLWVIIAFYAYVAQTHDYEFLREHYPQLQLAMDWLSAHDSNNDALLEIPEAGDWTDLFGRSYNVLYDEVLWYRCTVCFGRLLQMLGHEEKAGDYLRWARIIKREILLNFWPSTQQPPTAGITFAERQYSIGDVRYLLAEITPFNFSWRCDTFGNILAFLYDVVDSRRAAQTFNFMWGAGVNDPYPITNLYPAVQGGDPDWRPYYAVNLLNLPHHYHNGGIWPFVGGHWVRYINKLGLRELALHELHRLTELNEKGTAHAWEFNEWAHGRTGRPMGKAFQAWSASEFIRACHDLHIVAA; encoded by the coding sequence ATGAGCGAAAACCATATCCTGTTTTTTTCCTCCGACCTGGACGGTACCCTGCTCGGGGACGGCGACGCGGAGCGGCGGTTCAAGGCGACGTGGGAGTCGCTCGACGAAGGCAGACCCCTGCTCTGCTACAACACGGGCCGGATGCTCGACGACGTCTCGGGGCTGATCGGGCGCGGCCAGCTTCCGGCGCCGGACTACGTGATCAGCGGCGTGGGCACCAATGTGTTCGACTACCGCGAGCGCCAGGTCCTGAAGGAATTCTCGGAGATGCTCGACGAAGGCTGGGACAAACCCCTCGTCGAATCCATCGTGCAGGAGATGCCCGGCGCGATCACGCGGCAGCCCGATCACTACCAGCACGACTACAAGTCGAGCTGGTATTACGCCGAGGCGCCGCTCGCCCGGATCCAGGATCTCGAAAAAGCCCTCGAAAAGGCCGGCCTCGACGTCCACGTCATCTACTCGAGCGCGCTGCACCTGGACGTCCTCCCCAAGTGGGCGAACAAGGGCAATGCCCTCGGCTGGCTGCTCCGGCACATCGACATCCCGGAAAACCGCACCCTGGTCGCCGGCGACAGCGGCAACGACAGCGCGATGTTTGCGCTAAGGGGGGTGCGCGGCATCATCGTCGGCAATGCGCAGCCCGAGCTGGTGGAGCTGACGCGCTCCGGATCCTTCTTCGTCGCCCCGCCGCACGAGATCTGCGCCAACGCGGTCCTTTCCGGCCTGCATCACTATCAGGTGATCGGCGCCGAGCGGCAGGCGGAGACGACGGACGAGCCGGCCGCGCTCTACGCGGCCCTCAACATCTCCCCCAGCGCCGACCTCGGCAAGCTCACCGGCGAACAGATCGCCCACATCCGCACCGGCTACCACAACGCCATCGAGGCGCTGCGCAAGAACATCACGCCGGTCGGGTTTTCAGCCTGCTCGCTCGACGACAACGAGGTCAACGGCACCGACGAGAACTACCGCAGCGTGTGGGCGCGCGACAGCGCCATCGCCATCCTGGGCTCCCTCCCCCTCACGAAAGATTGGGAGGACATCCACACCTGCCAGCGGCAGACGCTGATCACGCTGATCGAGAATATCTCCCCGAACGGCCAGTTTCCCGCGAACGTGCGGATCGAGGACGGCCGGCCCGATTATTCGGGCGTGGGCGGCATCGCCTCCATCGACAGCGGACTCTGGGTGATCATCGCCTTTTACGCCTACGTCGCCCAGACGCACGACTACGAATTCCTCCGCGAGCACTATCCGCAATTGCAGCTCGCGATGGACTGGCTCAGCGCGCATGACAGCAACAACGACGCGCTGCTCGAAATCCCGGAAGCCGGCGACTGGACCGACCTTTTCGGCCGGAGCTACAACGTCCTCTACGACGAGGTGCTGTGGTACCGCTGCACCGTCTGTTTCGGCCGGCTCCTCCAGATGCTCGGCCACGAGGAGAAGGCCGGCGACTACCTCCGCTGGGCGCGCATCATCAAGCGCGAGATCCTGCTCAATTTCTGGCCGAGCACGCAGCAGCCGCCGACGGCCGGCATCACCTTCGCCGAGCGCCAGTATTCCATCGGCGACGTGCGGTACCTGCTCGCCGAGATCACCCCCTTCAACTTCAGCTGGCGGTGCGACACCTTTGGCAATATCCTCGCCTTTCTGTACGATGTCGTGGATTCGCGGCGCGCGGCGCAGACGTTCAATTTCATGTGGGGCGCCGGCGTGAACGATCCATACCCGATCACCAACCTCTATCCCGCCGTCCAGGGCGGCGACCCCGACTGGCGGCCCTATTACGCCGTCAACCTCCTCAACCTGCCTCACCATTATCATAACGGGGGCATCTGGCCGTTCGTGGGCGGCCACTGGGTGCGTTATATCAACAAGCTCGGTCTTCGCGAGCTGGCGCTGCACGAGCTGCATCGCCTGACGGAGCTGAACGAAAAAGGAACCGCCCACGCCTGGGAATTCAACGAATGGGCGCACGGCCGCACGGGCCGGCCCATGGGCAAAGCCTTCCAGGCCTGGTCCGCATCCGAGTTCATCCGGGCCTGCCACGACCTCCACATCGTCGCGGCGTAA
- a CDS encoding Xaa-Pro peptidase family protein yields MHWSLLLSAGLEHLASRYGYAFVRATARARRLGVALFLAGLCLASPARGQSGAPEQRYFDWTDLPFADDEYDRRRQGIARQLLDAGGGMLLVPSRDGVSHGETFRQLDDFMYLTGLELPNAILVFNADAREMLLFVPDRDARFENPGRPNDFPGRPVLDDTLFAQKTGIPMLPLAQLREVLSAWASTDRPLYVNAGAPGPITPVEVGYFAHFTPAEHLIHYLQTTYGSARLENAYAMFARVRMVKSSAEIARLHAAARLTGNAIARAAQQVKPGVTERDMEAVVEAACKEGGGQRMPFAPIVKSGPNALWPWRILAAHYNRRNRAMQAGEVVIFDVGCELGYYVSDVGRTLPVSGTFTEEQKKLLDMQRAVSDAIIAAVKPGVTFADLQQAARAATPAEALPFMQVADFFGHHIGLDAGDPSLRDAPLEAGMVFTVEPWYYNHRTGQSVFLEDVILVTEQGAENLTSYLPRTPERLEMLMKGQIDLTGE; encoded by the coding sequence ATGCATTGGAGTCTACTACTATCCGCCGGCCTCGAGCACCTCGCGTCCAGATACGGCTATGCCTTCGTTCGCGCCACGGCCCGCGCGCGCCGGCTGGGTGTGGCCCTCTTCCTCGCCGGCCTCTGCCTCGCGTCGCCGGCGCGGGGACAGTCCGGCGCCCCGGAGCAGCGGTACTTCGACTGGACGGACCTGCCCTTCGCGGATGACGAATACGACCGACGCCGGCAGGGCATCGCGCGACAACTCCTCGATGCCGGCGGCGGGATGCTGCTGGTCCCCTCCCGCGACGGCGTGTCGCATGGCGAGACCTTCCGTCAACTCGACGATTTTATGTACCTCACCGGCCTCGAGCTGCCGAACGCGATCCTCGTCTTTAATGCCGATGCCCGCGAGATGCTGCTCTTTGTACCGGATCGCGACGCGCGTTTCGAAAACCCGGGCCGCCCGAACGACTTCCCGGGCCGGCCGGTCCTCGACGACACGCTGTTCGCACAAAAGACGGGCATCCCCATGCTGCCCCTCGCGCAACTCCGCGAGGTGCTCTCCGCCTGGGCCAGCACCGACCGGCCGCTGTACGTCAACGCCGGCGCGCCCGGCCCCATCACGCCCGTCGAGGTCGGCTACTTCGCCCACTTCACGCCGGCCGAGCATCTCATCCACTATCTCCAGACCACCTACGGCAGCGCGCGGCTCGAAAACGCGTATGCGATGTTCGCCCGCGTCCGGATGGTGAAGTCGAGCGCCGAGATCGCTCGTCTGCACGCCGCGGCGCGGCTGACCGGCAACGCCATCGCCCGGGCCGCGCAGCAGGTCAAACCCGGCGTCACGGAGCGCGACATGGAGGCGGTCGTCGAGGCGGCGTGCAAGGAGGGCGGCGGCCAGCGCATGCCGTTCGCGCCCATCGTCAAATCCGGTCCCAACGCCCTGTGGCCCTGGCGCATCCTGGCGGCGCACTACAACCGCCGCAACCGCGCCATGCAGGCCGGCGAAGTCGTCATCTTCGATGTGGGCTGCGAGCTGGGGTACTACGTGAGCGACGTAGGGCGGACGCTCCCGGTGTCCGGCACCTTCACCGAGGAGCAGAAAAAACTGCTGGACATGCAGCGCGCCGTATCCGATGCGATCATCGCGGCGGTGAAGCCGGGCGTCACCTTCGCCGACTTGCAGCAAGCCGCCCGCGCCGCCACGCCGGCCGAAGCCCTGCCCTTTATGCAGGTGGCCGACTTCTTCGGTCACCACATCGGCCTCGACGCCGGCGACCCCAGCCTCCGCGACGCCCCGCTCGAAGCCGGCATGGTCTTCACCGTCGAACCCTGGTACTACAACCACCGGACAGGCCAGTCGGTCTTTCTCGAAGATGTCATCCTCGTCACCGAACAGGGCGCCGAAAACCTGACGTCGTATCTTCCCCGAACCCCGGAACGGCTGGAAATGCTGATGAAGGGGCAGATTGACTTGACGGGGGAATGA
- a CDS encoding Gfo/Idh/MocA family oxidoreductase, with protein MDASRRTTIKKLAAGAAGITLGSVGMTAKSYANILGANDRVNMATIGVRGQGFGHLRRWAGMAKENNVMLRTICDVDESLYAERVDEVTKLQGEAPKTAYDMRKVFDDRDIDAVSIATPNHWHALATIWAVQAGKHVYVEKPCSHNIFEGRKMVEAARKYDRIVQVGFQNRSITSVRRAMQMLHEGVIGEVYMSRGLCFKPRDSFGIAMDSEPPAGLHYDLWLGPAAWRPYNELKGHYNWHWHWDTGNGDIGNQGPHQFDIARWGLGKDEHPVRVQSMGGYFKFKSTECSQETANTQTATFEYADGKLLQFETRGLYTGGEDSLGVKIGNTFYGTEGWMELDGSTWKTYLGRKGEPGPKSDDFKDGDAGGPALGYLAAPGGGGHYNNFIAAVRSGNRSDLTCDIETGFYSTCLPLLANISYRLRRELQFHGPLECFVDDTQADAMLTRNYREPYVVPTAV; from the coding sequence CATCACGGCGAACTACGATCAAGAAGCTGGCGGCCGGCGCGGCCGGCATCACGCTCGGCAGCGTGGGCATGACGGCGAAAAGCTACGCAAACATTCTGGGCGCGAACGACCGCGTCAACATGGCCACCATCGGGGTGCGCGGTCAGGGCTTCGGGCACCTGCGCCGCTGGGCCGGCATGGCGAAAGAAAACAACGTCATGCTGCGCACGATCTGCGACGTCGACGAAAGCCTCTATGCGGAGCGCGTGGATGAGGTGACGAAACTGCAGGGCGAGGCGCCGAAGACGGCGTACGACATGCGCAAGGTGTTCGATGACAGGGATATCGACGCGGTCTCGATCGCCACGCCGAACCACTGGCACGCGCTGGCGACGATCTGGGCCGTCCAGGCCGGCAAACACGTCTATGTCGAAAAGCCGTGCTCCCACAACATTTTCGAAGGCCGCAAGATGGTCGAGGCCGCGCGGAAATACGACCGCATCGTGCAGGTCGGCTTCCAGAACCGCTCGATCACCAGCGTCCGCCGGGCCATGCAGATGCTGCACGAGGGCGTCATCGGCGAGGTCTACATGTCCCGCGGGCTGTGTTTCAAGCCGCGCGACTCCTTCGGCATCGCGATGGACAGCGAGCCGCCCGCCGGACTTCACTACGACCTCTGGCTCGGGCCGGCGGCGTGGCGCCCCTACAACGAATTGAAGGGGCATTACAACTGGCACTGGCACTGGGATACCGGCAACGGCGACATCGGCAACCAGGGGCCGCACCAGTTCGACATCGCGCGATGGGGCCTCGGCAAAGACGAACATCCCGTCCGCGTCCAGTCCATGGGCGGCTACTTCAAGTTCAAGTCGACCGAATGCTCCCAGGAGACGGCCAACACGCAGACGGCCACGTTCGAATATGCCGACGGCAAGCTGCTCCAGTTCGAGACCCGCGGCCTCTACACCGGCGGCGAGGACAGCCTGGGCGTAAAGATCGGCAACACCTTTTACGGCACCGAAGGCTGGATGGAGCTCGACGGCAGCACCTGGAAAACGTATCTCGGCCGTAAGGGCGAGCCGGGGCCGAAGTCGGACGACTTCAAGGACGGCGACGCCGGCGGGCCGGCGCTGGGCTACCTCGCGGCGCCGGGCGGCGGCGGGCATTACAACAACTTCATCGCCGCCGTGCGTTCGGGCAACCGCAGCGACCTGACCTGCGACATCGAAACGGGCTTCTACTCGACCTGCCTGCCGCTCCTCGCGAACATCTCGTACCGGCTCCGCCGCGAACTCCAGTTCCACGGGCCCCTCGAGTGCTTCGTCGACGACACCCAGGCCGACGCCATGCTCACCCGGAATTACCGCGAGCCGTACGTGGTGCCGACGGCGGTGTGA
- a CDS encoding CHAP domain-containing protein has protein sequence MLLLSIGCAPNKVDNHSAGKDPDLAPTDTMANIAREIHVGEQALASSQPRELPPAALPEVDIVDVAPSEPLHVVTARKYLGVTENPKDSNRGTEVEQFLGSVGLKPIQRADGTWKSYPYCAAFVSFCLNAAGEEVVYPRTRTAGARNFIDNARSFIFFPDGEENHPISFGSLRANVVQRGTVTIPPGTIVVWKAKRDPDDPYGHAGMVVSWEGQAGLTIEGNTGPGEEGDQREGGGVYLRKRMLSPGSAFRIVSFTPVNYR, from the coding sequence TTGCTACTGCTTAGCATCGGATGCGCTCCGAACAAGGTCGACAACCACAGCGCCGGCAAAGATCCTGATCTGGCGCCTACGGACACGATGGCGAATATCGCCCGGGAGATCCATGTCGGGGAACAGGCACTCGCTTCCAGCCAGCCCCGGGAGCTCCCGCCGGCGGCCCTGCCGGAGGTCGACATCGTGGACGTCGCGCCGTCCGAGCCGCTTCATGTGGTGACCGCGCGGAAGTACCTGGGGGTGACGGAGAACCCCAAGGATTCGAATCGCGGTACCGAGGTCGAGCAATTCCTGGGCTCGGTTGGCCTGAAGCCCATCCAGCGCGCTGACGGCACCTGGAAGAGCTATCCCTATTGCGCCGCGTTCGTCTCGTTCTGCCTGAACGCCGCCGGCGAGGAGGTCGTTTACCCGCGCACACGCACGGCGGGAGCGCGCAATTTCATCGACAACGCGCGCAGCTTCATCTTTTTTCCGGATGGAGAGGAAAACCATCCGATTTCTTTCGGCAGTCTTCGGGCCAACGTGGTCCAGCGCGGCACCGTGACCATCCCGCCGGGAACCATCGTCGTCTGGAAGGCCAAACGGGATCCCGATGATCCCTATGGCCACGCCGGCATGGTCGTCAGCTGGGAGGGGCAGGCCGGCCTGACCATCGAGGGCAACACCGGCCCCGGCGAAGAGGGCGACCAGCGCGAGGGCGGCGGGGTCTACTTGCGAAAACGCATGCTCAGCCCCGGAAGCGCCTTCCGTATCGTAAGCTTTACCCCGGTCAACTACCGCTAG
- a CDS encoding aldo/keto reductase, which produces MPDTLTAAATLANDVTMPWFGLGVFRSQEGDEVENAVRWALDAGYRSIDTAKVYANETGVGRAIAESDVPRESIFVTTKVWNSDQGYDTTLRAFDASLERLGMSYIDLYLIHWPVKGKYKDTWRAIERIYKDGRARAIGVSNFLVHQLEDLLDSAEIVPMVDQVEFHPYLQQPPLQQFAREHGILLEAWSPIMKGEAATEPVLTSIGRRYGKNGAHVALRWILQKGIVAIPKSVRQERIVANAQVFDFELTPEEMARIDSLDRHHRYGPDPDNFNF; this is translated from the coding sequence ATGCCCGATACCCTTACCGCCGCCGCCACCCTCGCCAACGACGTCACGATGCCCTGGTTCGGGCTGGGCGTGTTCCGAAGCCAGGAGGGCGACGAAGTTGAAAACGCGGTCCGCTGGGCGCTGGACGCCGGCTACCGCAGCATCGATACCGCCAAGGTCTACGCCAACGAAACGGGCGTCGGCCGCGCCATCGCGGAGAGCGACGTGCCCCGCGAGTCGATCTTCGTGACCACGAAGGTCTGGAATTCAGATCAGGGCTACGACACCACGCTCCGCGCCTTCGATGCCAGCCTGGAGCGGCTCGGCATGTCGTACATCGATCTCTACCTCATCCACTGGCCGGTAAAGGGGAAATACAAGGACACGTGGCGGGCCATCGAGCGGATTTATAAAGACGGCCGGGCCCGGGCCATCGGGGTCAGCAACTTCCTGGTGCATCAACTCGAAGACCTGCTGGATAGCGCCGAGATCGTCCCGATGGTGGACCAGGTCGAGTTTCATCCCTACCTCCAGCAGCCGCCGCTGCAGCAGTTTGCCCGTGAACACGGCATCCTGCTGGAAGCGTGGAGCCCGATCATGAAGGGGGAAGCGGCCACGGAGCCGGTGCTGACGTCGATCGGCCGGCGGTATGGGAAGAACGGCGCGCATGTTGCGCTGCGCTGGATCCTCCAGAAAGGCATCGTTGCCATCCCGAAATCGGTCCGGCAGGAGCGCATCGTGGCCAATGCCCAGGTCTTCGACTTCGAGTTGACCCCCGAAGAGATGGCGCGGATCGACAGCCTCGACCGGCATCACCGGTACGGCCCCGATCCGGACAACTTCAATTTCTGA
- a CDS encoding ThuA domain-containing protein, which yields MRTAYLRLSGYSLVVALFALSACQQASSTSDMPAEKSSVLFLSGQNNHAWEETNVLLMNILEEPGLFEVTKTLTPPKGSAPEAWNDWHPDFGSYDVVVLDYNGEMWPDDVKSAFESYINGGGTALMVHASNNPFPGWTAYEQMVGMLWRRPDDGTTVYLDDAGAPVRLGPGEGPRSGHGKLHDWKIEIRDRENPIMKGLPDMWMHPHDELYHGQRGPAENMNILASAYSDTTWGGTGKNELMIWWIPYGQGKVLTFLPGHHWANQDDERAFYDVGFRTVLNRSVEWLATGKVTIPVPPNFPTADAVSLKNAP from the coding sequence ATGCGTACCGCCTACCTCCGCCTGTCGGGCTACAGCCTTGTCGTAGCGTTGTTTGCGCTATCCGCGTGCCAGCAGGCCTCATCGACATCCGACATGCCCGCCGAAAAATCCTCCGTCCTATTCCTCAGCGGCCAGAACAACCACGCCTGGGAAGAAACCAACGTCCTGCTCATGAACATCCTGGAAGAGCCCGGGCTGTTCGAGGTCACCAAGACGCTCACCCCGCCGAAAGGCAGCGCGCCGGAAGCGTGGAACGACTGGCATCCGGACTTCGGCAGCTACGATGTCGTCGTGCTCGACTACAACGGTGAGATGTGGCCCGACGACGTAAAATCGGCCTTCGAGTCCTACATCAACGGCGGCGGCACCGCGCTCATGGTCCACGCCTCGAACAACCCGTTCCCCGGCTGGACGGCGTACGAGCAGATGGTGGGCATGCTCTGGCGCCGGCCCGACGACGGCACGACCGTCTATCTCGACGACGCCGGCGCGCCCGTCCGCCTCGGCCCTGGCGAAGGGCCGCGCTCGGGACATGGCAAGCTGCACGACTGGAAGATCGAGATCCGGGACCGGGAAAACCCCATCATGAAAGGCCTGCCCGACATGTGGATGCATCCGCATGACGAACTCTACCACGGCCAACGCGGGCCGGCCGAGAACATGAACATCCTCGCCTCGGCCTATTCGGACACCACCTGGGGCGGCACGGGCAAAAACGAGCTGATGATCTGGTGGATTCCCTACGGCCAGGGCAAGGTGCTGACGTTCCTCCCCGGCCACCACTGGGCCAACCAGGACGACGAGCGCGCCTTTTACGATGTCGGTTTCCGGACGGTGCTCAACCGGAGCGTCGAGTGGCTGGCCACCGGGAAGGTGACGATCCCCGTCCCGCCCAACTTTCCAACGGCCGACGCCGTCAGCCTGAAAAACGCCCCGTAA
- a CDS encoding glycosyltransferase, which yields MTIINNILVISVHGYVAAEPELGKPDTGGQVVFVIEMAKRFSRLGRRVDILTRQFEDQPEIDEINRNLRVWRVPFGGSDFIPKENMHDHLGNFVTNTLSVIRERGLQYDCVYSHYWDAGWAGQKIAEELEIPHIHTPHSLGWWKQRNMGEGMTAAEMEKYRFEERIRKEFLTYQQCDHVIATTVQQAELLREQYDLMEHRITTVPPGMDEDRFSPVRQADLSALRARYDLHPHDVLALGRMAHNKGYDLLIDALPTLFDLVPDARLVAAIGSDDSEQDEAGIAPLLQQAEALGIADRIIWPKYIADEDLANYFRAAGVFSLPSRYEPFGMVAIEAMACGTPSVITVHGGLFELIQFGLHALYADPNRPIEYGTMLALPLLHPKLAHRLSVEGARFARQNFGWTGIAKRTLSLFHSAMQTKHADTVA from the coding sequence ATGACCATCATCAACAACATCCTCGTCATCTCCGTGCACGGCTATGTGGCGGCCGAACCCGAACTGGGAAAACCCGACACCGGCGGCCAGGTCGTTTTCGTGATCGAGATGGCCAAACGCTTCAGCCGGCTCGGCCGGCGCGTCGACATCCTTACCCGGCAGTTCGAGGATCAGCCCGAGATCGACGAGATCAACCGCAACCTGCGCGTCTGGCGCGTACCCTTCGGCGGATCGGATTTCATCCCGAAGGAAAACATGCACGATCACCTCGGGAATTTCGTCACCAACACCCTCTCCGTGATCCGCGAACGCGGGCTGCAGTACGACTGCGTCTATTCGCACTACTGGGACGCCGGCTGGGCCGGGCAGAAGATCGCCGAAGAGCTGGAGATCCCCCATATCCACACCCCGCATTCACTCGGCTGGTGGAAACAGCGCAACATGGGTGAGGGGATGACGGCGGCGGAAATGGAGAAGTACCGGTTCGAGGAACGGATCCGGAAGGAATTCCTCACCTACCAGCAATGCGACCATGTGATCGCGACGACCGTGCAGCAGGCCGAGCTGCTGCGGGAGCAGTACGATCTGATGGAGCACCGCATCACGACGGTCCCTCCGGGCATGGATGAAGATCGTTTTTCGCCCGTCCGGCAGGCGGATCTCAGCGCGCTGCGCGCCCGGTACGACCTGCACCCGCACGACGTGCTCGCCCTGGGCCGGATGGCCCACAACAAAGGCTACGACCTGCTCATCGACGCCCTGCCCACCCTGTTCGATCTGGTGCCCGACGCGCGCCTGGTCGCCGCCATCGGGAGCGACGATTCGGAGCAGGACGAAGCCGGCATCGCCCCGCTGCTCCAGCAGGCCGAGGCGCTCGGCATCGCCGACCGCATCATCTGGCCGAAATACATCGCGGATGAGGATCTGGCGAACTACTTCCGCGCCGCCGGCGTGTTTTCGCTGCCGTCCCGTTACGAGCCGTTCGGCATGGTGGCCATCGAGGCGATGGCCTGCGGGACGCCGTCGGTCATCACGGTGCACGGCGGGCTGTTCGAGCTGATCCAGTTCGGGCTCCACGCGCTCTACGCGGATCCGAACCGCCCCATCGAATACGGCACCATGCTCGCCCTCCCGCTGCTGCACCCGAAGCTGGCGCACCGGCTTTCGGTGGAAGGCGCCCGCTTCGCCCGACAGAACTTCGGGTGGACCGGCATCGCCAAGCGGACCCTCAGCCTGTTCCACTCGGCGATGCAGACCAAACACGCCGATACGGTCGCCTGA